In Methanobacterium sp., a single window of DNA contains:
- the porB gene encoding pyruvate synthase subunit PorB, with protein sequence MKITDIPEEEYLAPGARACAGCPELLALRLALKMCGKDTIVVVPTGCMEVITSIYPETAWQVPFIHVAFENAAAVASGIEKAMKRKNKKTNIIAFAGDGGTADIGFQALSGAAEREHNILYICTDNEAYANTGKQRSGTTPYGASTTTSPAGKYSIGKPEEKKNMPFIMAAHGAPYIATASIGYPLDFLKKVEKALSFDGFKYLHVHVPCPTGWGFHGKYGIKVAKLAVQSGLWALYEIEDKEFRMNYKNKKIPVTDYLNIQKRFKHLSDIEIEHIQKRANYNWNELIEHNNKKILI encoded by the coding sequence ATGAAAATTACAGATATTCCAGAAGAAGAATATTTAGCACCGGGAGCAAGAGCCTGTGCTGGATGCCCGGAGCTCCTTGCATTGAGGTTGGCTTTAAAAATGTGTGGAAAAGATACGATTGTTGTCGTGCCCACCGGATGTATGGAGGTTATCACCTCAATATATCCTGAAACTGCCTGGCAGGTGCCATTTATACATGTTGCATTTGAAAATGCCGCCGCAGTTGCAAGCGGCATAGAAAAGGCCATGAAAAGAAAGAATAAAAAAACAAATATCATAGCATTTGCTGGAGATGGGGGGACTGCGGATATTGGTTTTCAAGCACTATCAGGAGCAGCAGAGCGAGAACACAACATCCTGTATATATGTACAGATAATGAAGCTTATGCAAATACAGGGAAACAGAGAAGTGGAACCACTCCTTATGGAGCATCAACCACCACCAGTCCTGCTGGAAAATACAGTATTGGAAAACCAGAAGAAAAAAAGAACATGCCATTTATTATGGCTGCACATGGAGCTCCCTACATTGCTACTGCATCAATAGGTTACCCACTTGATTTTCTAAAAAAAGTAGAAAAAGCATTATCCTTCGATGGATTCAAATACCTCCATGTGCATGTTCCATGCCCTACTGGATGGGGATTTCACGGTAAATATGGAATAAAAGTTGCAAAATTGGCTGTTCAGTCAGGATTATGGGCCCTTTATGAAATTGAAGATAAAGAATTTAGGATGAACTATAAAAACAAAAAAATACCTGTAACTGATTATTTAAATATTCAAAAGAGATTTAAACACCTTTCAGACATTGAAATTGAGCATATACAAAAAAGAGCAAATTACAACTGGAATGAATTAATAGAACATAACAATAAAAAAATCTTAATTTAA
- the porA gene encoding pyruvate ferredoxin oxidoreductase, with protein MQGMTGHMAVATAVKNSSVDVVAGYPITPQSEIVELIAKFIADGKMDCEYIPVESEHSALSALIGAGACGVRTFTASCGPGVALFHELIPCAAGLRLPIVTAITNRSYSAPISIWSDHTDALAQRDSGAIQMFCESNQEAHDSTIMAYKVCENKNVLLPSLVSLDGFILSHVVEAVNPLNNETVESFLPELDLEYVLDSENPYTLGPVAVPDVYMEFKYQQEMAMDNAMEVIKKTFKEFEKLTGRKYDLIEEYQTDDAETVILTIGAITTTARLIVDELRKKGKKVGLIKLKVFRPFPKEELKKILSGFEKVGVIDKNISFGSGGIVAHEVKSCLYDLEDKPTVKNFIVGLGGRDVTYDDFRAIFKLLEDSNSKEITWIGVNL; from the coding sequence ATGCAGGGAATGACTGGGCACATGGCTGTTGCAACGGCGGTAAAAAATTCAAGTGTTGATGTGGTGGCTGGCTATCCAATTACACCACAAAGTGAAATTGTGGAGCTAATAGCAAAATTTATCGCAGACGGCAAGATGGATTGTGAATATATTCCTGTGGAATCTGAACACAGTGCATTAAGTGCACTAATTGGAGCTGGTGCCTGTGGTGTCAGGACATTTACAGCATCCTGCGGACCTGGTGTAGCCCTGTTTCATGAACTCATACCCTGTGCTGCAGGCCTCAGGTTGCCCATTGTTACAGCAATTACAAACAGGTCTTATTCTGCCCCAATATCAATATGGTCTGACCACACTGATGCCCTGGCTCAAAGAGACAGTGGAGCAATTCAGATGTTTTGTGAGAGCAATCAGGAGGCTCATGATTCCACAATAATGGCATATAAAGTGTGTGAAAATAAAAATGTATTACTGCCTTCACTGGTATCCCTTGATGGATTTATATTGTCCCATGTTGTTGAGGCTGTAAATCCGTTAAATAATGAAACAGTTGAAAGTTTTCTCCCAGAACTGGATTTAGAATACGTATTAGACTCTGAAAATCCTTACACATTAGGACCGGTTGCAGTTCCAGATGTCTACATGGAATTTAAATATCAGCAGGAAATGGCTATGGATAACGCCATGGAAGTTATAAAAAAAACATTTAAAGAATTTGAAAAGCTTACTGGAAGAAAATATGATTTAATTGAAGAATATCAAACCGATGATGCAGAAACTGTTATTTTAACGATAGGGGCAATAACCACCACTGCACGATTAATTGTAGATGAACTAAGAAAAAAGGGAAAAAAGGTTGGGTTGATTAAATTAAAGGTATTCAGACCATTTCCAAAAGAAGAATTGAAAAAAATACTTTCAGGATTTGAAAAAGTAGGAGTAATTGATAAAAATATAAGCTTTGGTTCAGGAGGTATTGTGGCTCACGAAGTTAAATCCTGCCTTTATGATCTGGAGGATAAGCCCACTGTAAAAAACTTTATTGTTGGATTGGGCGGTAGAGATGTAACTTATGACGATTTTAGAGCTATATTTAAGTTATTGGAAGATAGTAATTCAAAAGAAATTACATGGATAGGTGTTAATTTATGA
- a CDS encoding 4Fe-4S binding protein, whose amino-acid sequence MIAGGVLPPGTSVKNKTGSWRTHKPIIDHENCDLCLLCWLYCPDGVVIVEKDNVTIDYDFCKGCGICEVECPMDAIEMIEEI is encoded by the coding sequence ATAATTGCAGGTGGTGTGCTTCCACCAGGAACCAGTGTGAAAAATAAAACAGGAAGCTGGAGGACACATAAACCAATTATTGACCATGAAAACTGTGATTTATGCCTTCTCTGCTGGCTTTATTGTCCAGACGGAGTAGTGATTGTTGAGAAGGATAATGTAACAATTGATTATGATTTTTGCAAAGGATGCGGGATCTGTGAAGTTGAATGTCCCATGGATGCTATAGAAATGATAGAGGAGATTTAA
- a CDS encoding pyruvate ferredoxin oxidoreductase subunit gamma, which translates to MDEIRIHGRGGQGVVTAAEILALSSLKEGKYCQAFPVFGPEKRGAPVTSYVRISDNEIKTRTQIYNPQYVIVLDPTDINDPSVDVVQGMDNGTVIANTKKPVEFEGQNTLTINATKLAIETLGAPITNTAMIGAFLAVYGNVSLDSVISVISERFPEKLAHKNILVVKKAYDGMKRWLYDNKL; encoded by the coding sequence GTGGATGAAATAAGAATTCATGGTAGAGGAGGTCAGGGAGTGGTTACAGCCGCAGAAATTCTTGCACTATCTTCTTTAAAGGAAGGAAAGTATTGTCAGGCTTTTCCAGTCTTTGGTCCTGAAAAAAGGGGAGCTCCTGTAACTTCCTATGTTAGAATAAGTGATAACGAAATTAAAACAAGGACACAGATATATAATCCCCAATATGTGATAGTTTTAGACCCCACAGACATAAACGACCCTTCTGTGGATGTGGTTCAGGGAATGGATAATGGGACCGTAATTGCAAATACAAAAAAGCCTGTTGAATTTGAGGGCCAAAATACTCTAACAATAAACGCCACCAAACTTGCAATTGAAACTCTGGGAGCTCCTATTACAAATACTGCTATGATTGGAGCATTTTTAGCAGTATATGGTAATGTTTCACTGGATTCTGTTATTTCAGTTATATCTGAGAGATTTCCAGAGAAACTTGCCCACAAAAATATACTGGTGGTTAAAAAGGCATATGATGGAATGAAAAGGTGGTTATATGACAATAAATTATGA